The genome window TGTCCCAGCTCGGCGCGACCAGCCACCCGGCGTCGACGGGCAGGTTGACCCCGGTGATCGCGGAGGCCTGATCCGAGGCGAGGAAGCAGATTGCCTGCGCCACCTCCTCAGGGTCCACCAGTCGGCCCAGTGCGGAGGCGCCGGCCAGATTTGCGGGGTCGCGCTCACCGCGGTCGATGACGTCCCGGAGCAGCGGCGTGAGGGTGTAGCCGGGCGACACGCAGTTCACCCTGACGCCGGAGCGGCCCCACTCCGTCGCCAGGTCGGCGGTCAGCCCGATCACTGCAGCCTTGGCAGGAGCGTAGGCGTGCAGCGGCATGGACCTCATGCCGGCCACCGACGCGACGGTGACGATGCTCCCGCGTCCGCGGGTGGCCATGCGGCCCCCGAACTCGGCTGCTGCCAGCCATGTCCCGCGCAGGTCGACGTGCACGACGCGATCCCAGAGCTCCTGCGAGAGCTGCTCGGGAGGCAGCGGGGGCTGAGTGATCCCCGCGGAGGTGATCAGCACGTCAGCGGTACCGATCTGCCCTTCGATGAGGTCGGCTGCCTCGGTGGTGGCCTCAGCCGAGCCCACGTCGAGTCGCATATAGTGGCCGCCGGTTTCCTGGGCCATGCGCGTTCCGTTCTCGTCGTCGACGTCGGCCACGACGACGACCGCCCCGCGCGCTGCGCACAGTCGTGCCGCCGCCGCTCCGATGCCGCTGGCGCCTCCGGTGACGACGACCAGCCGGTCTGCCAGCTCGGCGTTCACGGACCGCCCTCGGGGACGTCATGGATGGGCGCGGCCGAGCTCGTGGGACGCGCGCAGGTGGAGGGCCGGGACGGTGGTGATGCTGGCGACGTCGCGGGGCAGCAGGAGCGTCACCGCTCCCGCTGCCCCGAAACGGATCAGCTCTGCCCGGCGAGTTCCTCTCGACGCACCCTGGTGGCCTGCTCGTCGACGATCAGGCCCTCGGGGTCGTTGACCGGGTCGCCGATGACCACCACGCCGAAGTCACGTGCCGCGCCTTCGATCGTCACGTACTCGTCGCGGACGTCGCGCATGACGCGTTCGGGCTCCCGCTCCATCGGGTTCCCCCAGCCACCACCGCCGTTGGTGATGTAGCGGAAGACGTCGCCCGACTTGGTGTGCCAGAGCGGGTTGCTCCCGAACCAGAAGTACTCACCCCGCTCCTGGTCCTGGGCGTTGGTGTCGGTATCGAGCAGCCCGCTGATGGGGATGGACCTGCGGAAGACCTCGGGGTCGTCGGTCGGCACCAGGTCCTTCTCGGCCGCCACGTCGAAGGAGGAAGCCGGGAACATCCAGACGGCGCCGGCCCGCCCGGTCCCGCCGCCGTGCGCGCCCGCGCCGCTGCTGCGCTTGGTGTGGACAGGGCTCGACGTGTGGTGCGCCTCGGTCAGGAACAGGCTGTCGCGCCGCACCGCCGCCCCGCCGCGGTTGTAGCCCGTCCCGGCGCTGTCGACGACGTACTCCTTGCGCAGCACCACGATGGGCAGTTCGCTCTCGATGGCCTCGGTGGCCGGGTCGAGGTTGTTGGCC of Mycobacteriales bacterium contains these proteins:
- a CDS encoding SDR family oxidoreductase codes for the protein MNAELADRLVVVTGGASGIGAAAARLCAARGAVVVVADVDDENGTRMAQETGGHYMRLDVGSAEATTEAADLIEGQIGTADVLITSAGITQPPLPPEQLSQELWDRVVHVDLRGTWLAAAEFGGRMATRGRGSIVTVASVAGMRSMPLHAYAPAKAAVIGLTADLATEWGRSGVRVNCVSPGYTLTPLLRDVIDRGERDPANLAGASALGRLVDPEEVAQAICFLASDQASAITGVNLPVDAGWLVAPSWDTYRGVPDKR